In Wolbachia endosymbiont of Aedes albopictus, one DNA window encodes the following:
- a CDS encoding deoxyguanosinetriphosphate triphosphohydrolase, protein MSNNNFLLNYACFPSKTKGRYFKEPEDENRSCFQRDRDRIVHSNAFRKLEYKTQVFINYEHDYYRTRLTHSLEVAQIARSIARRLGLNEDITECIALAHDLGHPPFGHAGEDALKKSVQDLNLDNEKYEFDHNVQAIRILTYLEQKHADFDGMNLSWEVIEGVAKHNGPLLGQNAESSTNNQLLLKYNEKYDLKLEEFSSIEAQVASIADDIAYSVHDLDDALRANLVTIEDLLNVPLIGKMFKDVRSGYSELPQSKLIHESLSGTIGTMISDVVSQTERNIEDHKIKSVEDVRSLNKMLVTFSPEVANATKEMKRFNMEKIYRSYKLSRTMNKAKRIIQELFQCFYENPGLLPTEWSKLACKSQRSVIICDYISGMTDRFAIHEHRRIFDTSYEMTSF, encoded by the coding sequence ATGTCAAACAATAATTTTCTATTAAATTATGCATGCTTTCCAAGCAAAACAAAAGGGAGATACTTTAAAGAGCCAGAAGATGAGAATCGCAGCTGCTTTCAGCGTGATAGAGATCGCATTGTTCACTCTAATGCGTTTAGGAAATTGGAGTACAAAACACAAGTTTTTATCAATTATGAGCACGACTACTATCGCACTCGGCTTACTCATAGCCTTGAAGTTGCACAAATTGCAAGGTCCATTGCGCGTAGACTTGGCTTAAATGAGGATATCACTGAATGCATAGCGCTCGCACATGATCTTGGTCATCCTCCATTTGGTCATGCAGGTGAAGATGCTCTAAAGAAATCAGTTCAAGATTTGAATCTTGATAATGAGAAGTATGAGTTTGATCATAATGTTCAAGCTATAAGGATTTTAACTTATCTTGAACAAAAACATGCTGATTTTGATGGTATGAATCTAAGTTGGGAGGTGATTGAAGGGGTTGCAAAACATAACGGTCCCTTGCTTGGTCAAAACGCGGAGTCTTCTACAAATAATCAGCTGTTATTAAAATATAATGAAAAATACGATCTAAAACTTGAGGAATTTTCAAGCATTGAAGCGCAAGTTGCTTCAATTGCCGATGATATTGCTTACAGTGTTCACGATCTTGATGATGCACTCAGAGCAAATTTAGTAACCATCGAAGATTTGCTAAATGTCCCTTTAATTGGAAAAATGTTTAAAGACGTAAGGAGCGGATATTCAGAATTGCCTCAGAGCAAACTCATACATGAATCACTGAGTGGAACTATAGGAACTATGATAAGTGATGTTGTTTCTCAGACTGAAAGAAATATTGAAGATCACAAAATAAAAAGCGTAGAAGACGTAAGAAGTCTAAATAAAATGCTAGTCACATTTTCACCAGAAGTTGCGAATGCTACAAAAGAAATGAAAAGATTCAACATGGAGAAAATATACAGAAGCTATAAACTGAGTAGAACGATGAACAAAGCAAAACGCATAATACAGGAACTTTTTCAATGTTTTTATGAAAACCCAGGATTACTTCCCACAGAGTGGAGCAAACTCGCTTGTAAATCTCAGCGTTCAGTAATAATATGTGACTATATCTCAGGTATGACAGATAGATTTGCCATACACGAGCACAGAAGAATTTTTGATACCTCCTATGAAATGACTTCTTTCTAA
- the ribD gene encoding bifunctional diaminohydroxyphosphoribosylaminopyrimidine deaminase/5-amino-6-(5-phosphoribosylamino)uracil reductase RibD: protein MTDDHFMSIALKLAEKSLGNVAPNPAVGCVIVKDGTIISEGYTGIGGRPHAEVVALQNTKDSTHGATIYITLEPCCHHGVTGPCTAKIIKAGVRRVVIATIDPDSRVSGGGIKALKEAGIEVEQGIMQKEAEELNVGFLTTKELHRPFIACKIATTLDGKIATFTGDSKWIISEDTRNWVHELRAKYDAIMIGSNTLINDDPLLTCRLPGLENRSPIRLIIDSQAKLKEEHNIAKTADKVITWVITSKEVERKIKNINYLIVNSNHKPPVIPDVTPTHSPVIPTPSPVIPVPRHWDPENFKQLHNENWSRAGMTSEPDVIGKVCLKDMASKLVSEIGITRLLVEGGGVLITELLKHNLIDRLIICRSGKILGNDAMSFIGDLGIQSINECYQFKKAEIIEFSEDVVEVWDRLP, encoded by the coding sequence ATGACAGATGATCACTTCATGTCAATTGCATTAAAGCTTGCAGAAAAAAGTCTTGGGAATGTTGCACCAAATCCTGCTGTTGGGTGCGTTATTGTAAAGGATGGTACAATTATTAGTGAGGGATATACAGGGATCGGTGGACGTCCGCATGCAGAGGTAGTTGCTTTGCAAAACACTAAAGATTCAACTCATGGTGCAACTATATATATCACTCTTGAGCCATGTTGTCATCACGGAGTCACAGGACCTTGCACTGCAAAAATCATAAAAGCTGGTGTAAGAAGGGTAGTAATTGCAACTATTGACCCAGATAGTAGAGTTTCAGGTGGAGGCATTAAAGCTCTGAAAGAAGCAGGAATTGAAGTTGAGCAAGGTATTATGCAAAAAGAGGCAGAAGAACTGAATGTTGGTTTTTTAACCACTAAAGAATTACATAGACCATTTATAGCTTGCAAAATCGCAACAACTCTTGACGGAAAAATCGCAACATTTACAGGCGATAGCAAATGGATAATAAGTGAGGATACAAGAAATTGGGTGCATGAGCTTAGAGCAAAATATGATGCAATTATGATTGGCAGCAATACCCTCATTAATGACGATCCACTCTTAACTTGCAGATTACCAGGCCTTGAAAATAGATCGCCAATAAGGCTAATTATAGATAGCCAAGCAAAATTGAAGGAAGAGCACAATATTGCAAAGACTGCAGATAAAGTAATAACTTGGGTAATCACAAGTAAGGAAGTAGAGAGAAAAATAAAAAACATTAATTATTTGATAGTCAATTCAAATCACAAACCTCCTGTTATTCCAGATGTCACCCCAACACACTCTCCTGTCATTCCAACGCCTTCTCCTGTCATCCCAGTGCCCAGACACTGGGATCCAGAAAACTTCAAGCAATTGCATAATGAAAACTGGTCACGCGCTGGAATGACATCGGAACCTGATGTTATCGGCAAAGTCTGCCTAAAAGACATGGCATCAAAACTTGTTTCAGAAATTGGTATAACAAGATTATTAGTTGAAGGTGGAGGAGTGTTAATTACAGAGCTACTGAAGCATAATTTAATCGACAGGCTGATAATCTGCCGTAGTGGTAAAATTCTAGGTAATGATGCCATGTCTTTTATAGGAGATTTAGGGATTCAATCCATAAATGAATGTTATCAGTTCAAAAAAGCAGAGATAATAGAGTTTAGTGAGGATGTAGTTGAGGTGTGGGATAGATTACCGTAA
- a CDS encoding collagen-like protein, which yields MTTDKDQTIWKWENTAHITKIGIEGTVALASLAGAITAILIATKVIAGPASLALVASPAGIAVLFIAAIYSAAAAYVSYQQMNAIGEKGPQGDKGPVGDKGPQGEKGEALNLKYELQKPEVMKIFEDKFQEKGPALN from the coding sequence ATGACTACAGATAAAGATCAAACTATATGGAAGTGGGAAAATACTGCACATATAACAAAAATAGGTATTGAAGGTACAGTTGCACTTGCATCTTTAGCGGGAGCAATAACGGCAATATTGATTGCTACTAAAGTAATTGCTGGCCCTGCATCTTTAGCACTTGTTGCTAGCCCTGCTGGAATTGCAGTTCTATTTATTGCAGCTATATATTCTGCTGCAGCAGCTTATGTTTCATATCAGCAAATGAATGCGATTGGTGAAAAAGGACCTCAAGGTGATAAAGGACCAGTTGGCGATAAAGGACCTCAAGGTGAGAAAGGTGAAGCACTCAATCTTAAATATGAACTACAAAAACCTGAAGTTATGAAAATATTTGAAGATAAGTTCCAAGAAAAAGGCCCAGCCCTAAACTAA
- the truB gene encoding tRNA pseudouridine(55) synthase TruB, which yields MKHAWLNLDKPIGISSAQAVTQVKKIFGIEKAGHLGTLDPLASGVLPIAFGEATKTIPYLSCDLKAYDFTIKWGEQRTTDDLGGDIIRTSNIKPEYNQINCAIEDFIGEIKQTPPQFSAIKIKGARAYKLARSGQKVNIKPRQVKIHELKLISVDTINNSADFSMMCGSGVYVRSIARDLGITLNCFGHITKLRRTMVGDFRKNESVTIGQLAERNTITYSPITKGDTGVIEGTGSNVKSFIIPIESVLRSMFKVEISPEDAGKIRKGQEIVLNNLRNLKNYDICCTIVGSVPIAICSFIYGCVKPIRVFNI from the coding sequence ATGAAACATGCTTGGCTGAATCTCGATAAACCAATAGGAATTAGTTCTGCACAAGCTGTAACCCAAGTTAAAAAGATCTTTGGAATTGAGAAAGCTGGTCATCTGGGAACACTTGATCCTTTAGCTTCAGGTGTGTTGCCAATTGCTTTTGGCGAGGCAACGAAAACTATACCGTATTTATCTTGTGACTTAAAGGCATACGATTTTACAATAAAATGGGGCGAACAAAGAACAACGGATGATTTGGGTGGTGATATCATTAGAACTAGCAATATAAAACCCGAATATAATCAAATAAATTGTGCAATTGAAGATTTTATTGGTGAGATCAAGCAGACTCCTCCTCAATTTTCAGCAATAAAAATCAAAGGAGCAAGGGCGTATAAATTGGCAAGAAGTGGGCAAAAGGTAAATATAAAACCCCGACAAGTCAAAATACATGAGCTGAAATTGATATCTGTGGACACCATAAATAATAGTGCAGATTTTTCTATGATGTGCGGTAGTGGTGTATATGTGAGATCAATTGCTCGGGATCTTGGCATTACATTAAATTGTTTTGGACACATTACGAAATTAAGAAGAACTATGGTAGGTGACTTCAGAAAAAACGAATCAGTGACAATTGGACAGCTCGCTGAAAGAAACACAATAACTTACTCTCCGATAACAAAAGGTGATACTGGAGTAATAGAAGGTACAGGGAGTAATGTAAAAAGTTTCATCATTCCCATTGAATCGGTTTTAAGATCGATGTTCAAAGTTGAAATTTCCCCAGAAGATGCGGGGAAAATCAGAAAAGGTCAGGAAATTGTATTAAATAACTTGCGTAATTTAAAGAATTATGATATTTGTTGTACGATAGTGGGTAGTGTACCTATTGCAATCTGCAGTTTTATTTATGGTTGTGTGAAACCCATTCGTGTTTTTAATATTTAA
- the rpsO gene encoding 30S ribosomal protein S15 has translation MSITSEKKKSLINIYAIKEDDTGSSFVQCAILTERISNLTEHFKVHKHDHHSKRGLLILIGRRRKHLNYIKRRFGNEAYQELIEKLGIRK, from the coding sequence ATGTCGATAACATCCGAAAAGAAAAAGAGTTTGATAAATATATATGCAATTAAAGAAGATGATACAGGTTCATCTTTTGTACAATGTGCAATTTTGACCGAGAGGATCAGCAACTTAACTGAGCATTTTAAAGTGCACAAGCATGACCATCACTCTAAGCGTGGTTTACTTATATTGATAGGTAGAAGACGCAAGCACTTAAATTATATAAAGCGTAGATTTGGTAATGAAGCCTACCAGGAATTAATAGAGAAGTTAGGCATTAGAAAATAA
- the pnp gene encoding polyribonucleotide nucleotidyltransferase, with translation MFKIIKKSIEWGGRALSLETGKIARQAHGSVVVNYGDTSVLVTVVRKEKEESVDFLPLNVQFIAKSYAMGKIPGGFFKREGKPSDRETLISRVIDRSVRPLFPEGFHDEISVVCNLLTYDTVNPPEVPALIGAVAALAISGVPFHFTIAGVIVGCDENNNYILNPSVQEMKASSLDLFLSGDENSILMVESEVKELSEENVFNAIKFGHEHLKPVIKLIKEFADTVGNKPESFAPVDTSDITQELEKYGKDFEKAYLQTVKQERVQALEAVRENILNTLKETGKDEKLITYAIKNFERSLVREIIRKKGVRIDGRKHDEIRQIEVEVDVLSRTHGSALFTRGNTQALVVTALGTTQDEQIVDDIEGDRREHFMLHYNFPSFAVGETSAARAPGRREIGHGKLAWKAIHPVLPDKSEFPYTIRVVSEIMESDGSSSMATVCGTSLALMDTGVPIKAPVAGIAMGLIQDKDEYVILSDILGDEDYLGDMDFKVAGTSEGVTALQMDMKISGISFEIVEKSLEQAKAGRLHILEKMNAVISEHSDDVKDHAPRMLSFYIDKDKISAAIGAKGKNIRSVCERSNAKIEIGDDGKVSVFATSGTEAEIAKSMMIDSITELEQGSIVDVKVVKIEKSIVELEFLNGRKGKMHISEVANEHIDSIESILKQGDTFKALVIDFEKGGCPKLSRRRVDQETGEFFEGELYNEERKDGPNDRDNYYNNSFNRKPGGSHHKRPSRPRSGFSNRNRPKFGNNDSSSGFY, from the coding sequence ATGTTTAAAATTATAAAAAAATCTATAGAGTGGGGTGGTCGTGCCTTATCTTTAGAAACAGGAAAAATAGCACGCCAAGCTCATGGTTCAGTAGTTGTAAATTACGGTGATACTTCTGTTTTAGTAACTGTTGTACGTAAAGAGAAGGAAGAAAGCGTTGATTTCCTACCTTTAAATGTGCAGTTTATCGCAAAAAGCTATGCCATGGGTAAGATCCCTGGTGGTTTTTTTAAAAGAGAAGGCAAGCCATCTGATAGAGAAACTTTAATCTCAAGAGTAATAGATAGGAGTGTAAGGCCACTCTTTCCAGAAGGATTTCATGATGAAATTAGTGTGGTGTGTAATCTATTAACTTATGATACAGTCAATCCTCCTGAAGTGCCAGCATTGATTGGTGCTGTTGCAGCTCTTGCGATTTCTGGTGTTCCTTTTCACTTTACTATAGCTGGAGTGATAGTTGGTTGTGATGAAAATAATAACTATATACTCAACCCTTCTGTTCAAGAGATGAAAGCAAGCAGCTTGGATCTGTTTTTGTCCGGTGATGAAAATTCAATTTTAATGGTTGAATCAGAAGTAAAAGAGCTCTCTGAAGAAAACGTTTTTAATGCAATAAAATTTGGCCATGAACACCTTAAACCTGTCATCAAGCTCATAAAAGAGTTTGCTGATACAGTTGGCAATAAGCCTGAAAGCTTTGCTCCTGTTGATACATCAGATATAACACAAGAGCTCGAAAAATACGGTAAAGATTTTGAAAAAGCATATTTGCAAACAGTAAAACAAGAGCGAGTTCAAGCTCTAGAAGCGGTCAGAGAGAATATATTGAACACTCTTAAAGAGACTGGAAAAGATGAAAAGTTAATTACGTATGCAATAAAAAACTTTGAAAGATCTTTAGTACGTGAAATAATTAGGAAGAAAGGTGTAAGGATAGACGGTCGTAAGCATGATGAGATACGTCAGATAGAAGTTGAAGTTGATGTTCTGTCCAGAACTCACGGTTCTGCACTATTTACAAGAGGCAATACTCAGGCACTGGTTGTTACTGCTCTTGGCACTACTCAAGATGAGCAAATTGTGGATGATATTGAAGGGGATAGACGTGAGCATTTCATGTTGCATTATAACTTTCCCTCATTTGCTGTTGGAGAAACTTCTGCTGCACGTGCACCAGGAAGAAGAGAAATCGGTCATGGCAAACTTGCTTGGAAAGCAATTCATCCTGTTTTACCTGATAAATCCGAATTCCCTTATACAATAAGAGTAGTATCTGAAATTATGGAATCTGATGGTTCTTCTTCTATGGCAACAGTTTGTGGGACTTCTCTTGCTTTAATGGATACGGGTGTGCCAATAAAGGCCCCTGTTGCTGGAATTGCTATGGGTCTCATTCAAGATAAAGACGAGTATGTAATACTTTCCGATATATTGGGTGATGAAGATTATCTTGGTGATATGGACTTTAAAGTAGCAGGAACTAGTGAAGGGGTTACGGCGTTACAAATGGACATGAAAATTTCTGGTATAAGCTTTGAAATTGTTGAAAAATCTTTAGAACAGGCAAAAGCTGGAAGATTACATATTTTAGAAAAAATGAATGCAGTGATTTCAGAACACAGTGATGACGTCAAAGACCATGCACCAAGGATGTTATCATTTTACATAGATAAAGACAAAATTTCTGCAGCTATTGGTGCTAAAGGAAAAAATATACGTAGTGTGTGTGAAAGAAGTAATGCAAAAATTGAAATAGGAGATGATGGTAAAGTTTCTGTTTTTGCCACGAGTGGTACTGAAGCTGAAATTGCAAAGAGTATGATGATTGATTCAATAACAGAACTAGAGCAAGGTTCTATAGTTGATGTCAAAGTTGTAAAAATAGAGAAGTCTATTGTAGAGCTTGAATTTCTTAATGGCAGAAAAGGAAAAATGCACATAAGTGAAGTAGCTAATGAACACATAGATTCTATAGAGAGCATACTTAAACAAGGTGATACTTTCAAAGCACTAGTAATTGATTTCGAAAAAGGTGGATGTCCAAAGTTGTCAAGACGTCGAGTTGATCAAGAGACGGGAGAGTTTTTTGAAGGTGAGCTTTACAACGAGGAAAGGAAAGATGGTCCAAATGACAGGGATAATTATTACAATAATTCATTTAATAGGAAACCTGGAGGAAGTCACCATAAGAGGCCTTCTCGTCCTCGTTCTGGCTTCAGCAACAGAAATAGGCCGAAATTTGGTAATAATGATTCATCATCAGGCTTTTATTAA
- the rpe gene encoding ribulose-phosphate 3-epimerase translates to MSIKIAPSILSADFAKLGEEVRKISDLGVDYIHIDVMDGNFVSNITIGPSVVSAIRKYSNLPFDVHLMVKSPGDHIESFINAGADIITVHAEAEIHLERLIRKIKSYKNVNDAKKPIQVGVSIVPSTSPSVLEYIIHELDIVLIMTVNPGFGGQEFIHSQLNKISTIKKMIQERNLKTQISVDGGINFSNAADIIKAGADILVAGSAIFKTEDIKKAVNDLKNPSW, encoded by the coding sequence ATGAGTATTAAAATTGCACCTTCTATACTTTCAGCAGACTTTGCAAAGTTAGGAGAAGAAGTAAGAAAAATTAGCGATTTAGGTGTGGATTACATACACATAGACGTTATGGATGGGAATTTCGTCTCAAATATTACAATTGGTCCTAGCGTTGTCTCTGCAATACGTAAATATAGCAATCTTCCTTTTGATGTGCATTTAATGGTCAAATCTCCTGGTGACCATATTGAAAGCTTTATAAATGCTGGTGCTGATATTATCACTGTACATGCAGAAGCAGAGATACATCTTGAGAGATTGATAAGAAAGATAAAGTCATACAAAAATGTAAACGATGCAAAAAAACCGATTCAAGTTGGAGTTTCAATTGTTCCTTCAACTTCTCCAAGTGTGCTTGAATACATAATACATGAGCTAGATATTGTGCTGATTATGACAGTCAACCCTGGCTTTGGAGGGCAGGAATTTATTCATTCACAATTGAACAAGATATCTACTATAAAAAAAATGATACAGGAGCGTAATCTTAAAACACAAATTTCAGTAGATGGTGGAATTAACTTTTCTAACGCAGCTGATATAATAAAAGCAGGTGCTGATATTTTAGTTGCGGGATCGGCAATATTCAAGACTGAAGATATTAAGAAGGCCGTAAACGATCTTAAAAATCCATCGTGGTAA
- a CDS encoding zinc-ribbon domain-containing protein, with amino-acid sequence MKIQCNSCTKTYLVSSEQIGAFGRKVKCTNCSHIWYEHLEEASNRSHSANIQEKKISGRNFLQNLAFTTLAFATATGLCVVIANGIFPREMNKAYKTISSYKDSISYKLGYKKEKTENPNVKKLVVNKFYQDYLFLSNLRSS; translated from the coding sequence ATGAAAATACAATGTAATAGTTGTACTAAAACTTACTTAGTATCTTCTGAGCAAATTGGTGCATTTGGAAGAAAGGTAAAGTGTACGAACTGCAGTCATATATGGTATGAACATCTAGAAGAAGCATCAAACAGATCGCACTCTGCTAATATACAGGAAAAAAAAATTAGTGGAAGGAATTTTTTACAAAATCTAGCATTTACCACTCTAGCTTTTGCAACAGCTACAGGGTTATGCGTCGTAATTGCCAATGGCATCTTTCCTAGAGAGATGAACAAAGCATACAAAACGATCAGTTCATATAAGGATTCAATAAGCTATAAATTAGGGTACAAAAAAGAAAAAACAGAAAATCCAAATGTAAAAAAACTTGTTGTAAATAAGTTTTATCAAGACTACCTTTTTTTATCTAATTTAAGATCTAGTTAA
- the dapD gene encoding 2,3,4,5-tetrahydropyridine-2,6-dicarboxylate N-succinyltransferase, protein MESLQLKKTQSEIENIWKNREKFNDCNLKETARIAIKEVIELLDSGKIRVAEKLSSGEWVVHKWIKQAILLHFLTEENKIIDNTNCWFDKIGNKFSEWNEEKFRQLKIRAVPGCFVRRSAYIGINVVLMPSFINVGAYVDSGTMIDTWSTIGSCAQIGKNCHISGGVGIGGVLEPIQASPVIIEDNCFIGARSEVAEGVVVREGSVLGMGVFIGASTKIIDRETSEVFYGEVPPCSVVVPGSIPSKNNISTYCAVIVKKVDEKTRSKTSINEILRD, encoded by the coding sequence ATGGAAAGTTTGCAACTAAAAAAAACACAAAGTGAGATAGAAAATATTTGGAAAAATAGAGAAAAATTTAATGATTGTAACCTAAAGGAAACAGCAAGAATAGCGATTAAAGAGGTAATTGAGCTCCTTGATAGTGGCAAAATTAGAGTAGCAGAAAAGCTATCAAGTGGAGAATGGGTAGTACATAAGTGGATAAAGCAGGCAATATTATTACATTTTCTCACTGAAGAAAACAAAATAATAGACAATACCAATTGCTGGTTTGACAAGATCGGTAACAAATTTAGTGAATGGAATGAGGAAAAATTTCGCCAGTTAAAAATTAGAGCAGTTCCTGGGTGTTTTGTCCGCCGATCTGCTTATATAGGTATAAATGTTGTTCTAATGCCAAGTTTTATCAACGTTGGTGCATATGTTGATTCAGGAACAATGATAGATACCTGGTCAACGATTGGTAGCTGTGCGCAAATAGGAAAAAACTGCCATATTTCCGGTGGAGTGGGAATAGGTGGAGTCCTTGAGCCTATTCAAGCTTCACCTGTCATTATAGAAGATAATTGCTTTATTGGAGCACGTAGCGAGGTAGCCGAGGGTGTGGTAGTTAGAGAAGGATCAGTCCTTGGCATGGGTGTGTTTATTGGAGCATCAACAAAGATTATTGATAGAGAAACTAGCGAGGTATTTTATGGCGAAGTGCCACCTTGTTCTGTAGTGGTACCAGGGTCTATTCCATCTAAAAATAACATTTCAACCTATTGTGCAGTTATAGTAAAAAAAGTGGATGAAAAGACGAGATCGAAAACCTCTATAAATGAAATATTGAGGGATTAA
- a CDS encoding DUF2610 domain-containing protein, which yields MAESIKKFTVQCDFKGQSSPFAIYIGNPKSDAHPIHHQDSWLVKERGGNIPNKVKESLQKLYKLSQENGVSFSELCAYAITVVSNNDKKSDDKQ from the coding sequence ATGGCTGAATCTATAAAAAAATTTACTGTACAATGTGACTTCAAAGGACAAAGTTCACCTTTTGCAATATATATAGGAAATCCAAAAAGTGATGCTCATCCAATTCATCATCAAGATTCCTGGCTTGTAAAAGAACGTGGAGGGAATATTCCTAACAAAGTAAAAGAAAGTCTACAAAAATTATATAAACTATCTCAAGAAAATGGAGTCTCTTTCTCAGAGTTATGTGCGTATGCCATTACTGTGGTTAGTAATAATGATAAAAAAAGTGACGACAAGCAGTGA
- a CDS encoding class I SAM-dependent methyltransferase codes for MLSYIHELIDKSQGSISISDFMNAVLYHERYGYYTSRLPLGKDGDFTTAPEISQLFGEVIAVWIMHTWEKLGKPSKFSLVELGPGKGTLIHDIIRVTKKYSSFFNSMLIHLVEISPTLRKIQKEKLKGLGVNWHKDIDNLPEQPTIFLANEFFDALPIDQFVYRDGQWYENRVTKQDDGVSFQCVALKSRKKESWVSVLATQTTNGKLFNGAVVEICSTGVEILKKLEKKIHNNKGAALIIDYGYVYPGYKSTLQSIKQHKYANFLENVGNSDITALVNFQVLKDSLKHVDCEILTQREFLYLFGIKERTQALMKSASDEQKNRIFSEFLRLTENMGTLFKAMLLIV; via the coding sequence ATGCTCTCTTATATACACGAATTAATTGACAAAAGTCAAGGATCAATATCCATCAGTGATTTCATGAATGCCGTTTTGTACCATGAAAGATACGGCTACTATACGAGTAGATTACCACTTGGTAAGGATGGTGATTTTACTACTGCACCTGAGATCAGCCAATTATTTGGTGAAGTAATTGCAGTTTGGATAATGCATACATGGGAAAAATTAGGAAAGCCATCAAAATTTTCTCTAGTTGAACTTGGGCCAGGCAAAGGAACACTCATTCACGATATAATAAGAGTCACTAAAAAGTACAGCAGCTTTTTTAATTCAATGTTGATCCACTTAGTTGAAATAAGCCCTACTTTACGGAAGATACAAAAGGAAAAATTAAAAGGCTTAGGTGTTAATTGGCACAAAGATATTGACAACCTACCAGAACAACCAACCATTTTTTTAGCAAATGAGTTCTTTGACGCTCTTCCGATAGATCAGTTTGTTTACCGCGATGGGCAGTGGTACGAAAATAGGGTAACAAAACAAGATGATGGAGTGTCATTCCAGTGCGTGGCACTGAAATCCAGAAAGAAAGAATCATGGGTTTCAGTATTAGCGACTCAGACGACAAATGGAAAACTTTTTAATGGTGCAGTGGTGGAAATATGTTCAACTGGGGTTGAAATATTAAAAAAACTTGAGAAGAAGATACATAATAATAAAGGAGCTGCGTTGATTATAGATTATGGTTATGTATATCCTGGATATAAGAGCACTTTGCAATCGATAAAACAACATAAGTATGCTAATTTTCTTGAGAATGTTGGTAATAGCGATATTACTGCACTTGTAAACTTTCAAGTATTAAAAGATTCATTAAAACACGTAGATTGCGAGATTTTAACTCAAAGAGAATTTTTATATCTTTTTGGCATAAAAGAAAGAACTCAGGCTTTAATGAAAAGCGCAAGTGATGAACAAAAGAATAGGATCTTTAGTGAATTCTTAAGGTTGACTGAAAATATGGGCACTCTTTTTAAAGCAATGCTATTGATAGTATAG
- a CDS encoding DUF2163 domain-containing protein has protein sequence MQTTLKNHLAGELLTTATCWKLMLAGGEVMGFTDYDEDLNIDNILYESSSGFTASSIILNSDLKTDNLEIEGILNSVDIKEEDVLSGKYDFANIEIFLVNYKDLIQGTMNLHSGTFGKVTLSSGRFIVEIRGLSAKLERSIAELYSPACRAQFCDDKCKADTKKFSKISTITKVIDERRFEDTNLTESDEYYKHGVVKFFGSTAFESIVKEYKNRVVTLFTSPSYQIFAGDKYSILAGCDKTFPTCKNKFNNTVNFRGEPYIPGFYIV, from the coding sequence ATGCAAACCACACTAAAAAATCATTTAGCTGGAGAATTACTTACCACTGCTACGTGCTGGAAATTAATGCTTGCAGGTGGAGAAGTAATGGGATTCACTGACTATGATGAAGATTTAAATATTGATAATATACTCTATGAATCTTCAAGTGGGTTTACAGCCAGTAGTATAATATTAAACAGCGATTTAAAAACTGATAATCTAGAAATTGAAGGGATATTAAATAGTGTTGATATTAAAGAAGAAGATGTTTTATCAGGAAAGTACGACTTTGCAAATATTGAGATATTTCTTGTGAATTATAAAGACTTGATCCAGGGGACAATGAATCTACATTCAGGAACTTTTGGTAAAGTGACATTAAGTAGTGGAAGATTTATTGTTGAAATTAGAGGGCTTTCAGCAAAGCTTGAGAGAAGCATAGCAGAATTATACTCTCCTGCATGCAGAGCACAATTTTGCGATGATAAATGTAAAGCCGATACTAAAAAATTTAGTAAAATAAGTACAATCACTAAAGTAATAGACGAAAGAAGATTTGAAGACACGAATTTAACTGAGAGTGATGAATATTATAAGCACGGAGTAGTGAAATTCTTTGGCTCAACAGCGTTTGAAAGTATAGTAAAAGAATATAAAAATAGAGTGGTTACATTATTTACTTCGCCTTCATACCAAATTTTTGCTGGAGATAAATATTCAATACTCGCAGGTTGCGATAAAACATTTCCAACTTGCAAAAACAAGTTTAACAATACTGTGAATTTCCGTGGTGAACCCTATATACCAGGTTTTTATATTGTTTAG